TTGCAGTGGGGAGTCGTTCTTGAACTCGCGGCGCAGCCGAACGTACTTTGCGGTTTTGCCTTCCTCGACGGTCGAAACACCACGCGAGATTTCGTAGTCGCTTACAAACGCAGGAGCCTTTGGCAATCGAGCCAGCGCGGATTTCATCTCCTGCTGTTCCTCGGTTCCGGGGGTGCATACATTGAGGATGTTTACTTTTAGAGGAGGGCCCTGCTCCTGCTTCGCTGGCTTGTCCTGAGAGCTTTGCGCGGAGACCGCGGACGAGCACAGAAGAATGAAGTGGAGAACTCGCACGAAGCGGATTGTAGAACAGACAAGCCAGAGGCGCAGCAATGCAGCCTCATTACCTTCGTTACACTACTTATATGGCGAATCTCACACTCGTGTATGGCATGCGATTACTGCCATCTGACGAAATCAAATCCGTAGGCGACGCTCCCGTGCAATTAAAAAATGGACATACAGCGCGCGTCACCATGCATGTGCTCGAAGGGAGCAAAGAGGAGATCGAGGCTCAACTACGAAACAGCGTGGAGGCATTCTTCGATATTTATCCGGAGATATGAACTACCCGCTCCAGATCATTCACCTCTCGTAGCCTGGGTTGCCCGGGAACCCTTGACCCATTGATCTACCCAATCCCCCACTATCTTGTACCAAAGCTGGCTGTTCTGCGGCTTCAAGACCCAGTGCCCCTCATCGGGGAAATAGAGCATTTTCGATGGGACTTTCAGCAGTTGAAGCGTCGTGAACAGCTGAAACCCTTCGGAGATATCGAGCCTGTAATCCAGTTGCCCGTGCACGACCAGCGTGGGTGTCTTGAATTTGCTGACGTATTGATTCGGAGACCATTTTTTGTATGCAGTGGGATTCGTCCATGGAGTTCCTTTGAACTCCCAGACGTTGAACCACAGCTCTTCCGTCGTTCCAAAAGCGGAGACGGTGTTGAACATACCATCGTGCGAGACCATGCACTTGAAGCGTGTGGTGTGACCAAGCAACCAGTCGATGGCGTATCCGCCATAGGACGCGCCCAGCGCACACTCACGCTCTTTATCTATGAACGGATACGTCTTCTCGACATAATCCAGGCCATTCATCAGGTCCATAATGGGCTTACCGCCCCAGTCCCCATTGATCTCATCAATGAATTTCTGCCCGTAACCGGTCGAGCCGCGTGGATTAATCAGGACTACAACATAACCGCTTGCCGCCATTAGCTCTGCATTCCAGCGGTACGACCATTCCTCTCCCCACTGTCCTTGTGGGCCGCCATGGATCAGAAACTTCACTGGATACTTCTGCCCAACGTTAAAACCGGGCGGTCTCAGGAGGAAGCCCTGAACTTTTGTCTTCTCCGCGCCTGTGAATTCAAACGATTCAATCGGAGACATGGCGATTTGCGACAACACGGCATCGTTAAGATGAGTTAATTGCTGCGCCTCAGCCGTTCCGTTTTGAACTATGGATGCTGTGTAGATCTCATTTGGTGCCATTACAGACTGCCGAGTAAAGACGATAGTCTTGCCGTCAGGACTGATAGCCGGCTCATCATTAGTGCCGGCAATCGCTTTTTCAGGGTCTCCGCCGCTAGCTTTTACGCGCCATATAGGCGCTCCTCCGTGCTCTTCGCCTGCGAAATAAATCGCGGATGAATCCGGAGTCCATGCGAAAGCCTCCACCCAAAGATCGAAATTCTTTGTCAGATCGGTCGTCATTCCGCTCTTACACTCGAACAAAAGCAGGCGAAAGCGGTCGCTTTCATATCCGGCACGGACTTGTGAACGATACGCAATGTAACGCCCATCAGGTGAATACAGCGGAGTAGAGTCGCTACCCGGGCTGGTCGATATCTTCCTCGGCGTTCCTCCCGTAATGGGAACGATGAAGACGTCATTATTTGTACTCGTGGCTTCGACTTCATCAATATTGCTGGTAAATGCCACCTCCTGCCCGTCCGGAGAGATGGCATAGAGGTCCTGGCCACCGAGATTGAAGGGCGGAACATCGTGATCTCCCGGCGTGATGTCGACTGGAATGCCTCCTTCAGGGGCAACAACGAACAGATGGCTGCGCTTAAAGCGCGTGTAACTCGACCAATGGCGGTAAAAAAGACGCGTAAATGTCTTCGCTTTCACCTTGGATTTAGCATTTTCTTCGTCACGAACCTTGTTACAAGCGTCATCTTTGCAGTCGGGATACACCTCAGAGACGA
The sequence above is drawn from the Acidobacteriota bacterium genome and encodes:
- a CDS encoding allantoinase: MANLTLVYGMRLLPSDEIKSVGDAPVQLKNGHTARVTMHVLEGSKEEIEAQLRNSVEAFFDIYPEI
- a CDS encoding S9 family peptidase, with translation MRRILAFLIASASVFVAQNARQNPAAMGQKRPFTFADMMALKRIGDPQVSPDGRWIMFSAVDVSLTENTRKPHLWLISAAGGDAKQVTSGEAGENRGRFSPDGKSFSYTSSAVGGSQIWIEGFDSASGAPSGQARQLTSLSTEADGAVWARDGKHILFVSEVYPDCKDDACNKVRDEENAKSKVKAKTFTRLFYRHWSSYTRFKRSHLFVVAPEGGIPVDITPGDHDVPPFNLGGQDLYAISPDGQEVAFTSNIDEVEATSTNNDVFIVPITGGTPRKISTSPGSDSTPLYSPDGRYIAYRSQVRAGYESDRFRLLLFECKSGMTTDLTKNFDLWVEAFAWTPDSSAIYFAGEEHGGAPIWRVKASGGDPEKAIAGTNDEPAISPDGKTIVFTRQSVMAPNEIYTASIVQNGTAEAQQLTHLNDAVLSQIAMSPIESFEFTGAEKTKVQGFLLRPPGFNVGQKYPVKFLIHGGPQGQWGEEWSYRWNAELMAASGYVVVLINPRGSTGYGQKFIDEINGDWGGKPIMDLMNGLDYVEKTYPFIDKERECALGASYGGYAIDWLLGHTTRFKCMVSHDGMFNTVSAFGTTEELWFNVWEFKGTPWTNPTAYKKWSPNQYVSKFKTPTLVVHGQLDYRLDISEGFQLFTTLQLLKVPSKMLYFPDEGHWVLKPQNSQLWYKIVGDWVDQWVKGSRATQATRGE